One stretch of Glandiceps talaboti chromosome 7, keGlaTala1.1, whole genome shotgun sequence DNA includes these proteins:
- the LOC144438213 gene encoding uncharacterized protein LOC144438213, whose amino-acid sequence MCYDNELNLIWENQLMKDIDPKYYIKEAAILVTSHNLKKKDGGTVIVGASMTDKHHHERKLVHDHHKRVEDINPSDVNNDEDEEEYSERMKQEGDAEINHFSTYALSGKDGSLRWHHLPGDFDEGVNTEELLFAAHHFKLGLRKGLTHKGESHWSQYNIPMLRSLPHSWQRRSDTRMEINRFVKSRGSKSKDYEDSGEEGVLDFIGLDEEHLVGYAFGGLRPHSASEHIKNPNAVVLHMQEGIEVLGLSTGQPLCRLKLQQDKGVYADINQDTIIDHVKGHFTENPNNIDNCLAVVKSGHPPHVLLFNTSICDPPGLHTMFSFTGSLLGHDSNEHYEAGPHTVPPVVVRSVAERRGIWNHLSGESHTPTSSKGYDSIFLLSNGKVTSFGPNGQTHWQVETSAQWSQVDNLYWGGNQHSEFVQQVKDAFVPSMQHLSLQIFGKENTVVLTGLDSIVLVSLKDGRILAEHSLPCQPTAPVVIGDFDNNGWNDIILHCPASYIGFSLQRYTGYWSTAMIAAAIIFVVTGLTSIFSNLEEEARTEHETQDHVS is encoded by the exons ATGTGTTATGATAACGAATTAAATCTGATCTGGGAAAATCAACTGATGAAAGACATTGATCCTAAGTATTACATCAA GGAGGCAGCCATTTTGGTGACATCACacaatctaaaaaaaaaagatggtgGCACAGTGATTGTTGGTGCTAGTATGACGGATAAACACCACCATGAAAGAAAATTAGT ACATGATCATCATAAAAGAGTAGAGGATATCAATCCAAGTGATGTGAAcaatgatgaagatgaagaagaaTATTCTGAAAGAATGAAACAG GAAGGTGATGCTGAAATCAATCATTTCTCAACTTATGCTCTAAGTGGTAAAGATGGCAGTTTACGATGGCATCACCTACCGGGGGATTTTGATGAAGGTGTTAACACAGAGGAG cTTCTATTTGCTGCCCATCATTTCAAACTAGGTTTGAGAAAAGGACTGACTCACAAAGGAGAATCTCATTGGTCTCAGTACAATATTCCTATGTTGAGATCTCTG CCACATTCATGGCAGAGACGCAGTGATACCAGGATGGAAATAAATCGATTTGTGAAAAGCCGAGGCAGCAAGTCCAAGGATTATGAAGACAGTGGGGAGGAAGGTGTTTTAGATT TCATTGGACTTGATGAGGAGCATCTAGTAGGCTATGCATTTGGTGGTCTTAGACCACACAGTGCATCTGAACACATCAAGAATCCAAATGCTGTAGTTTTACATATGCAAGAG GGAATTGAAGTCTTGGGTCTTTCTACTGGTCAACCATTGTGTAGACTGAAGCTGCAGCAAGATAAAGGTGTTTATGCTGATATCAACCAGGATACTATTATAGACCATGTCAAAG GCCATTTCACTGAAAACCCCAACAATATAGACAACTGTTTGGCTGTTGTGAAATCTGGACACCCTCCCCATGTATTACTCTTCAACACATCAATCTGTGACCCACCTGGATTACATACAATGTTCTCCTTCACAG GTTCTCTCCTTGGTCATGATAGTAATGAACATTATGAAGCTGGACCCCACACTGTACCACCAGTTGTTGTCAGAAG TGTGGCCGAGCGGAGAGGTATATGGAATCATTTAAGTGGAGAGTCACATACACCCACATCAAGTAAAGGATATGATAGTATATTTCTACTAAGTAATGGTAAAGTAACCAGTTTTGGACCAAATGGGCAAACACATTGGCAG GTTGAAACATCTGCGCAATGGTCTCAAGTAGATAATCTTTATTGGGGTGGGAATCAGCACTCTGAGTTTGTACAGCAAGTCAAAGATGCGTTTGTACCCAGTATGCAGCATTTGTCATTACAAATCTTTGGAAAAGAG AATACTGTTGTGCTGACTGGCTTGGATTCAATAGTTCTTGTTTCATTAAAAGATGGCCGTATCTTGGCTGAACACTCATTGCCATGCCAACCAACAGCCCCTGTTGTGATTGGTGACTTTGATAACAATGGATGGAATGACATCATCCTACACTGCCCAGCAAg CTATATTGGATTTTCACTTCAGAGATACACAGGCTACTGGTCCACAGCTATGATTGCAGCAGCCATAATTTTTGTTGTCACAGGCCTGACTTCCATCTTCAGTAATCTTGAAGAAGAAGCACGAACTGAACATGAAACACAAGACCATGTTAGCTGA